A single Botrytis cinerea B05.10 chromosome 1, complete sequence DNA region contains:
- the BccutB gene encoding BccutB — protein MKFSQSLSLLLLPLTALAAPILEGTGNVKAAAGACAPMMLIFARGTTETGTMGTVAGPPLVAALGKAVGASNVATQGVPYPADIPGFLAGGDAGGSKMMAQMISTAVTNCPDSKIVMAGYSQGGQLVHNAAKMLPAATMAKVSSAIIFGDPNNGSPVAGVSAANTKVICHTGDNICAHGDLILAPHLTYGMDAGTAAAFAKTAAGM, from the exons CGCCCTAGCCGCGCCAATTCTCGAGGGCACTGGAAATGTTAAAGCCGCAGCTGGAGCATGCGCACCAATGATGCTTATCTTTGCCCGTGGAACTACAGAAACAGGAACTATGGGTACCGTAGCAGGACCTCCATTAGTTGCTGCTCTTGGAAAAGCCGTTGGTGCTAGCAATGTAGCTACCCAAGGTGTTCCATACCCCGCCGATATCCCTGGATTTCTGGCAGGAGGTGATGCAGGCGGAAGCAAAatgat GGCTCAAATGATTTCAACAGCCGTTACAAACTGTCCCGATTCCAAGATCGTCATGGCAGGTTACTCCCAAGGCGGTCAACTCGTACACAACGCTGCAAAAATGCTTCCCGCAGCCACTATGGCCAAAGTTAGCTCCGCCATCATTTTCGGAGACCCAA ACAACGGAAGTCCAGTCGCAGGCGTATCAGCTGCAAATACAAAGGTTATCTGCCATACCGGTGATAACATTTGCGCACATGGAGATCTTATTCTGGCACCCCATTTAACTTATGGAATGGATGCTGGCACGGCTGCTGCTTTTGCTAAGACTGCTGCTGGTATGTGA
- the BccpcA gene encoding BccpcA codes for MAFQDMDLFGDEFTPFEGGSSTQNSYSSAFSSPAIPTMYDPINNLSSSSSTTNMSFVSPRDLSLRDSFATASAPNSAAFTNLTTPSTYNESPAFEYQDSPFVGQDGLNDNTTVQTGDAWFSLFPDAENFEQANATNSPLLVEEELEVAEQLNAKKDTRRKSGSATSPMSATSGIRKPSKALPPIIVEDSNDTVAMKRARNTLAARKSRQRKMQRMEELEDEITRLTAEVAHWKEKALRRT; via the exons ATGGCTTTCCAAG ACATGGATCTTTTTGGTGATGAATTCACTCCTTTCGAGGGTGGATCCTCGACACAAAACTCATACTCTTCGGCCTTTTCTTCCCCAGCCATTCCAACAATGTATGATCCAATAAACAACTTGTCGTCTTCAAGCTCTACCACCAACATGAGTTTCGTTTCACCTCGAGATCTTTCTCTTCGCGATTCCTTCGCCACGGCCTCTGCTCCCAACTCGGCTGCGTTTACAAACTTGACTACTCCATCAACGTACAACGAGTCCCCTGCTTTCGAATACCAAGATTCGCCTTTTGTCGGTCAAGATGGACTGAACGACAACACCACTGTTCAAACAGGTGATGCTTggttctctctcttcccagATGCGGAGAACTTTGAGCAAGCAAACGCCACCAACTCTCCTTTATTAGTAGAAGAAGAACTCGAAGTCGCTGAACAATTAAATGCTAAAAAGGATACCCGTCGCAAATCTGGATCCGCAACATCTCCCATGTCAGCCACTTCTGGTATTCGAAAACCATCAAAAGCTTTACCACCTATCATCGTCGAGGATTCTAACGACACCGTCGCAATGAAACGTGCTCGTAACACTCTTGCTGCTCGAAAGTCTCGTCAAAGAAAAATgcaaagaatggaagaacTTGAAGATGAAATCACAAGGTTAACTGCCGAAGTGGCTCactggaaagaaaaagctctTCGAAGAACTTAA
- the Bccaf40 gene encoding Bccaf40: MSTMLPGTHVFSHQHQYNPQVDQPWMHQQTHLQQAQQQHAAAVQAAHYNRMAGQNQNHNAAVPSISSNHGQDAAAMIDSNVSEENRRTLNFIADLLNEDTREAALLELSKKREQVPELALILWHSFGVMTSLLQEIISVYTLLNPSQLTAAASNRVCNALALLQCVASHNETRALFLNAHIPLFLYPFLNTTSKSRPFEYLRLTSLGVIGALVKNDSSDVINFLLTTEIIPLCLRIMETGSELSKTVAIFIVQKILLDDHGLNYICATYERFYAVGTVLSNMVSQLVEQQTARLLKHVVRCFLRLSDNARAREALRQCLPEPLRDATFSSVLRDDAATKRCLAQLLINLSDNVVESSSGHQGL, translated from the exons ATGAGCACCATGCTCCCGGGGACACACGTCTTCtctcatcaacatcaatacaATCCGCAGGTCGACCAACCATGGATGCACCAGCAGACCCACCTTCAACAGGCGCAGCAGCAGCATGCAGCGGCGGTTCAGGCAGCTCATTATAATCGCATGGCGGgtcaaaaccaaaaccacaacGCCGCTGTaccttccatttcttcaaatcacGGACAAGACGCAGCAGCCATGATCGACTCCAACGTTTCGGAAGAAAATAGAAGGACTTTGAACTTCATTGCAGATTTACTCAATGAAGATACCAGGGAAGCCGCTCTCCTGGAACTCAGCAAGAAGCGCGAACAAGTGCCAGAGCTTGCATTGATACTGTGGCATTCTTTTG GTGTGATGACATCACTTCTCCAAGAGATTATCTCAGTCTATACTCTTCTCAATCCCTCCCAACTCACCGCCGCTGCATCAAATCGAGTCTGCAACGCCTTGGCCCTTCTACAATGCGTTGCTTCTCATAATGAGACTCGCGCCCTTTTCTTGAACG CTCACATCCCTCTTTTCCTCTACCCTTTCCTCAACACGACTTCTAAATCTAGACCTTTCGAGTATTTACGTCTTACCTCCCTCGGAGTCATCGGTGCCCTTGTCAAGAATGATTCATCCGATGTCATCAACTTCCTCCTTACTACTGAAATAATTCCATTATGTCTTCGAATCATGGAGACCGGATCAGAACTTAGTAAGACAGTTGCGATCTTCATTGTACAGAAGATCCTTCTCGACGATCACGGTCTTAATTACATCTGTGCTACTTATGAGCGATTTTATGCTGTTGGCACAGTGCTCAGCAATATGGTTTCACAACTTGTTGAACAACAAACCGCGCGGTTGTTGAAGCATGTCGTCCGCTGCTTCCTTCG ATTGAGTGATAATGCGCGAGCCCGCGAAGCCCTCCGCCAATGTCTCCCCGAACCTCTTCGCGATGCTACTTTCTCCTCGGTCCTTCGTGATGATGCTGCTACCAAACGATGCCTTGCACAACTCCTCATCAATTTATCCGATAATGTTGTTGAATCTTCATCGGGTCACCAAGGTCTCTAA